A single genomic interval of Nocardioides palaemonis harbors:
- a CDS encoding MFS transporter: MSRSARGSAPALPAEIRVLLVAAFLIAVGYGLVSPVLPAYARSFDVGVAAASVVVSAFAFFRLAFAPAGGALVQRLGERPVYLVGLLVVAASSLATAFAQSYVQLLVLRGLGGIGSTMFTVSAMALLVRLAPPDMRGRVSSAYASAFLVGGMVGPVLGGALAGFGLRTPFVVYAAALVVAATLVGVRLGGTRLRPASTGGPAAPPMRLREALAHRTYVAALGSGFANGWCNFGVRVAVLPQLAVAVHDDTWVAGVALALAAAGTALTLQVSGRIADTVGRRPLVVGGLVVTALSLGPLGLSSSLAVLLVLSVLSGVGAGLVNPGQQASVADVVGSGRSGGTVLSSFQMSQDAGAILGPVLVGVVADAAGFGWAFATTALVSLLAVPLWLRAPETRPGAMSATSG; the protein is encoded by the coding sequence GTGAGCCGCTCCGCCCGCGGCAGCGCCCCCGCGCTGCCGGCGGAGATCCGCGTCCTGCTGGTCGCCGCCTTCCTGATCGCGGTCGGCTACGGCCTGGTCTCGCCCGTCCTGCCGGCCTACGCCCGCAGCTTCGACGTCGGCGTCGCGGCCGCGTCGGTCGTGGTGTCCGCCTTCGCGTTCTTCCGGCTCGCCTTCGCGCCCGCGGGCGGAGCGCTGGTGCAGCGGCTCGGTGAGCGCCCGGTCTACCTCGTCGGCCTCCTCGTCGTCGCGGCGTCGTCGCTGGCGACCGCGTTCGCCCAGTCCTACGTCCAGCTGCTGGTGCTGCGCGGGCTCGGCGGCATCGGCTCCACGATGTTCACCGTCTCCGCGATGGCCCTGCTGGTGCGCCTCGCGCCGCCCGACATGCGCGGGCGGGTCTCCTCGGCGTACGCCAGCGCGTTCCTCGTCGGCGGCATGGTCGGTCCGGTGCTCGGCGGCGCGCTCGCGGGGTTCGGGCTGCGCACGCCGTTCGTGGTCTACGCGGCGGCGCTCGTCGTCGCGGCGACCCTGGTCGGGGTCCGGCTCGGCGGCACCCGGCTGCGCCCGGCGTCGACCGGCGGGCCGGCCGCGCCGCCGATGCGGCTGCGGGAGGCGCTCGCGCACCGGACGTACGTCGCCGCCCTCGGGTCCGGCTTCGCCAACGGCTGGTGCAACTTCGGCGTCCGGGTCGCCGTGCTGCCGCAGCTGGCCGTCGCCGTCCACGACGACACGTGGGTGGCCGGTGTCGCGCTGGCGCTGGCGGCGGCCGGCACCGCGCTCACGCTCCAGGTCTCGGGCCGGATCGCCGACACGGTCGGCCGCCGTCCGCTGGTCGTCGGCGGGCTGGTGGTCACCGCGCTCTCGCTCGGCCCGCTCGGCCTGAGCAGCTCGCTGGCCGTCCTGCTCGTGCTCTCGGTCCTGTCGGGCGTCGGGGCGGGGCTGGTCAACCCGGGCCAGCAGGCCAGCGTCGCCGACGTGGTGGGCAGCGGCCGCAGCGGAGGCACCGTGCTGAGCAGCTTCCAGATGTCGCAGGACGCGGGCGCGATCCTCGGGCCGGTGCTCGTCGGGGTCGTGGCCGACGCCGCCGGTTTCGGGTGGGCGTTCGCCACCACCGCGCTGGTCAGCCTGCTCGCCGTGCCCCTCTGGCTGCGCGCCCCCGAGACCCGCCCGGGCGCGATGTCGGCCACCTCGGGTTGA
- a CDS encoding DoxX family protein gives MKAQTLGRVVLGGFMVTAGVLHLTTQRQEFQAQVPDWFPVDEDLTVVASGVVEIGLGAAFVALPKHRRTVGALLAAFFVAIFPGNIAQYVEGTDAFGLDTDRARLTRLFFQPVLVLLALWAGGLLGRRREVVAEEQQREEVETGE, from the coding sequence ATGAAGGCCCAGACCCTCGGACGCGTCGTGCTCGGTGGCTTCATGGTCACCGCCGGCGTCCTCCACCTCACCACCCAGCGCCAGGAGTTCCAGGCGCAGGTCCCCGACTGGTTCCCGGTCGACGAGGACCTGACCGTCGTCGCCTCGGGCGTCGTCGAGATCGGGCTCGGCGCGGCGTTCGTCGCCCTGCCGAAGCACCGGCGCACGGTCGGCGCGCTGCTCGCCGCGTTCTTCGTGGCGATCTTCCCCGGCAACATCGCGCAGTACGTCGAGGGCACCGACGCGTTCGGTCTCGACACCGACCGCGCCCGGCTGACCCGGCTGTTCTTCCAGCCGGTGCTGGTGCTCCTGGCGCTGTGGGCCGGCGGCCTGCTCGGGCGCCGCCGCGAGGTCGTCGCGGAGGAGCAGCAGCGCGAAGAGGTCGAGACCGGGGAGTGA
- a CDS encoding FAD-binding oxidoreductase — translation MTDLLDRLRDAVGASHVLTDDADVAAHVVDWTGVHRGRALAVVRPASTAEVAEVVRACAETRTPVVPQGGNTGLVGGGVPDGSGTAVVLSLTRMRTVRDVDPVAGTITVDAGVVLADVQAAAADADRLFPMSLGSEGSCTIGGNLATNAGGTAVLRYGMTRELVLGLEVVLPDGRVWDGLRGLRKDNTGYDLTQLFVGSEGTLGVITGAVLRLFPATPRHATAWVAVPSVAAAVELLALAQREAGVHLTTFEIANRQALDLVLAHLPGAVDPLEAPSGWYVLVELAGTASDDGLDDALERLLSLGVDTGVVADAAIATSPARRDALWALREGISEVQKVEGATLKHDVTLPIARLAAWTDAMGPRLQEVLPGVRPVTYGHVGDGNLHYNLNAPSPDGTSRDLDLLDAAPDLSTAIYDAVAAEHGSISAEHGLGRTKAAAAAAYKSRVEVDLMRAVKQALDPDGLLNPGVLLARD, via the coding sequence GTGACCGACCTGCTGGACCGCCTGCGCGACGCCGTGGGCGCGAGCCACGTGCTGACCGACGACGCGGACGTCGCCGCCCACGTCGTCGACTGGACCGGCGTGCACCGCGGCCGGGCACTGGCGGTCGTGCGGCCCGCCTCCACCGCCGAGGTCGCCGAGGTGGTGCGGGCGTGCGCCGAGACGCGTACGCCCGTGGTCCCGCAGGGCGGCAACACCGGGCTGGTCGGTGGTGGCGTGCCCGACGGCTCCGGCACCGCGGTCGTGCTCTCGCTCACCCGGATGCGGACGGTCCGCGACGTCGACCCCGTCGCCGGGACGATCACCGTCGACGCCGGCGTGGTGCTCGCGGACGTGCAGGCCGCGGCGGCCGACGCCGACCGGCTCTTCCCGATGTCGCTGGGCTCCGAGGGCAGCTGCACGATCGGCGGCAACCTCGCCACCAACGCCGGCGGCACCGCCGTGCTGCGCTACGGCATGACCCGCGAGCTGGTCCTCGGCCTCGAGGTGGTGCTGCCGGACGGCCGGGTGTGGGACGGCCTGCGCGGGCTGCGCAAGGACAACACCGGCTACGACCTCACCCAGCTCTTCGTCGGGTCGGAGGGCACGCTCGGGGTGATCACCGGCGCCGTGCTGCGGCTGTTCCCCGCGACCCCGCGACACGCGACGGCGTGGGTCGCGGTGCCGTCCGTCGCAGCAGCGGTCGAGCTGCTCGCGCTCGCCCAGCGCGAGGCCGGCGTCCACCTCACCACCTTCGAGATCGCCAACCGGCAGGCGCTCGACCTCGTGCTCGCCCACCTGCCTGGCGCGGTCGACCCGCTGGAGGCGCCGAGCGGGTGGTACGTCCTGGTCGAGCTCGCCGGCACCGCCTCCGACGACGGCCTCGACGACGCGCTCGAGCGCCTGCTCTCCCTCGGCGTCGACACGGGAGTGGTCGCCGACGCGGCGATCGCGACCAGCCCTGCCCGGCGCGACGCGCTGTGGGCGTTGCGCGAGGGCATCTCGGAGGTCCAGAAGGTCGAGGGCGCGACGCTCAAGCACGACGTGACCCTGCCGATCGCGCGGCTCGCTGCGTGGACGGACGCCATGGGTCCGCGCCTGCAGGAGGTGCTCCCGGGCGTGCGCCCGGTGACCTACGGGCACGTCGGCGACGGCAACCTGCACTACAACCTCAACGCACCCAGCCCCGACGGAACCAGCCGCGACCTGGACCTCCTCGACGCGGCGCCCGACCTGTCGACCGCGATCTACGACGCGGTCGCCGCCGAGCACGGCTCGATCAGCGCCGAGCACGGCCTCGGACGGACCAAGGCCGCGGCCGCGGCGGCGTACAAGTCCCGCGTCGAGGTCGACCTGATGCGCGCGGTGAAGCAGGCCCTCGACCCCGACGGGCTGCTCAACCCGGGGGTGCTGCTGGCCCGCGACTAG
- a CDS encoding AEC family transporter → MDLLTGFTTILVVIAAGAALAHVGVLDRSSQRTLGEIAFFVASPALMVVTISRVHLETAAVNLVASTVSLGACFAAYVVIARLRWRPDAGALLIGALSASYVNAGNLGIAIAAYVVGDITVVVPTLLVQMLLVQPAALVALDRITGRGEGVRPALRRLLTNPLTVAAVVGLVLALTGWRLPTAALAPLEMLGGAAIPLMLMSYGAALRLSPPLGRAGHNGEVLLVAALKIAVMPVVAWAVGASLGLDDRALLGVVITAALPTAQNIFLHATRYRRGEDVAREAILVTTLASLPVALLVAVVLG, encoded by the coding sequence GTGGACCTGCTGACCGGCTTCACGACGATCCTCGTCGTCATCGCCGCGGGCGCCGCCCTGGCGCACGTCGGCGTCCTCGACCGCAGCTCACAGCGCACGCTCGGGGAGATCGCGTTCTTCGTCGCCTCGCCCGCGCTGATGGTCGTCACCATCAGCCGCGTCCACCTCGAGACCGCCGCGGTCAACCTGGTCGCCTCCACGGTCTCGCTCGGCGCGTGCTTCGCGGCGTACGTGGTCATCGCCCGGCTGCGCTGGCGCCCGGACGCCGGGGCGCTGCTCATCGGCGCGCTGTCGGCGTCCTACGTCAACGCCGGCAACCTCGGCATCGCCATCGCCGCCTACGTCGTCGGCGACATCACCGTCGTCGTGCCGACGCTGCTGGTGCAGATGCTGCTCGTCCAGCCCGCGGCGCTCGTCGCCCTCGACCGGATCACCGGCCGCGGCGAGGGCGTACGTCCCGCGCTCCGACGACTGCTGACCAACCCGCTGACGGTCGCGGCCGTCGTCGGCCTGGTGCTGGCGCTCACCGGCTGGCGGCTGCCGACCGCGGCCCTCGCCCCGCTGGAGATGCTCGGCGGCGCCGCCATCCCGCTGATGCTGATGTCCTACGGCGCCGCGCTCCGGCTGAGCCCGCCGCTGGGACGGGCCGGGCACAACGGCGAGGTGCTGCTCGTCGCGGCGCTCAAGATCGCGGTCATGCCGGTCGTCGCGTGGGCCGTGGGCGCGTCCCTCGGCCTCGACGACCGCGCCCTCCTCGGCGTCGTCATCACCGCCGCGCTCCCCACGGCGCAGAACATCTTCCTGCACGCCACGCGCTACCGCCGGGGCGAGGACGTCGCCCGGGAGGCCATCCTCGTGACCACCCTCGCCTCGCTCCCGGTGGCGCTGCTCGTCGCCGTCGTGCTGGGCTGA
- a CDS encoding 2-hydroxyacid dehydrogenase — MTSETSHPVRVVQLGGLMPFVRQWLTERYAAPALDDLGDPAGVEVAVVGGGAPLGAAEMDALPDLRAVVNFGVGHDNVDLAEATRRGVVVSNTPDVLTDAVADLAVLLVLDVLRGATAADRFVRSGAWARGERMPLARDVRGAVVGVLGLGRIGTAAAERLEAFGAEVRYHSRARKDVGWTYDATPVELAAASDVLLVLTPGGAGTEHLVDAAVLDALGPDGFLVNVARGSVVDEVALVAALEEGRLAGAGLDVFADEPRVPAALLDRDDVVLLPHVGSATTGTREAMGRLVLDNVDAFLERGELVTPVG; from the coding sequence ATGACCTCCGAGACCTCGCACCCGGTCCGTGTCGTGCAGCTCGGCGGGCTGATGCCCTTCGTGCGCCAGTGGCTCACCGAGCGCTACGCCGCGCCCGCTCTCGACGACCTCGGCGACCCGGCCGGCGTCGAGGTGGCGGTCGTCGGCGGCGGTGCCCCGCTCGGCGCCGCGGAGATGGACGCGCTGCCCGACCTGCGCGCGGTCGTCAACTTCGGGGTCGGCCACGACAACGTCGACCTCGCGGAGGCGACCCGTCGCGGCGTCGTGGTCTCCAACACCCCCGACGTGCTCACCGACGCGGTGGCCGACCTCGCGGTGCTGCTGGTGCTCGACGTCCTGCGCGGAGCCACGGCGGCGGACCGCTTCGTCCGCAGCGGCGCGTGGGCGCGGGGCGAGCGGATGCCGCTGGCACGCGACGTGCGCGGTGCGGTCGTCGGGGTGCTCGGGCTGGGCCGGATCGGGACCGCCGCCGCCGAGCGGCTCGAGGCGTTCGGGGCCGAGGTCCGCTACCACTCCCGGGCCCGCAAGGACGTCGGGTGGACCTACGACGCGACCCCGGTCGAGCTTGCGGCGGCGAGCGACGTCCTGCTGGTGCTGACGCCCGGCGGCGCGGGCACCGAGCACCTCGTCGACGCGGCCGTCCTCGACGCGCTCGGCCCGGACGGCTTCCTGGTCAACGTCGCGCGGGGGTCGGTGGTCGACGAGGTCGCGCTGGTCGCGGCGCTCGAGGAGGGACGGCTCGCGGGAGCCGGGCTCGACGTGTTCGCCGACGAGCCGCGCGTCCCGGCGGCACTGCTCGACCGCGACGACGTCGTGCTCCTGCCCCACGTCGGCAGCGCGACCACCGGGACCCGGGAGGCGATGGGCCGGCTGGTGCTGGACAACGTGGACGCCTTCCTGGAGCGGGGCGAGCTGGTGACCCCGGTCGGCTGA
- a CDS encoding L-talarate/galactarate dehydratase: MTQTLDLPATSASVTADRIRSVTLSHVVLPLPAPVSDAKVLTGRQKPLTETVMLFVEVTTEQGFEGMGFSYSKRAGGRAQFAHLKEVLDVAIGQDPNDIAKVYESLMWAGASVGRSGVATQAVAALDVALYDLKARRAGLPLAKLLGAHRDSCRVYNTSGGFLQASVEEIKEKATASLESGIGGIKVKVGQPDWREDLRRVEALREHLGDGPFMVDANQQWDRARARRMCRELEAYDLIWIEEPLDAWDHVGHADLSRVFDTPIATGEMLTSVDEHMGLVDAGYRGIVQPDAPRIGGITPFLRFATLAAHHRLDLAPHYAMEIHLHLAAAYPTEPWVEHFEWLNPLFEERIEIRDGRIFVPDRPGLGFTLTERMRSLTAETATFGR; this comes from the coding sequence ATGACCCAGACCCTGGACCTGCCCGCGACGAGCGCGTCGGTGACCGCCGACCGGATCCGCAGCGTGACGCTGTCGCACGTCGTGCTCCCGCTACCCGCCCCCGTCAGCGACGCCAAGGTGCTCACCGGGCGGCAGAAGCCGCTGACCGAGACCGTGATGCTCTTCGTCGAGGTGACGACCGAGCAGGGCTTCGAGGGGATGGGCTTCAGCTATTCCAAGCGCGCCGGCGGGCGGGCGCAGTTCGCCCACCTCAAGGAGGTCCTCGACGTCGCGATCGGCCAGGACCCCAACGACATCGCCAAGGTCTACGAGTCGCTGATGTGGGCCGGCGCCTCCGTCGGGCGCTCCGGCGTCGCGACGCAGGCGGTCGCCGCGCTCGACGTCGCGCTCTACGACCTCAAGGCCCGCCGCGCCGGCCTGCCGCTGGCCAAGCTGCTCGGCGCGCACCGCGACTCCTGCCGGGTCTACAACACCTCCGGCGGCTTCCTCCAGGCGTCGGTCGAGGAGATCAAGGAGAAGGCGACCGCGTCGCTCGAGTCCGGCATCGGCGGGATCAAGGTCAAGGTCGGCCAGCCCGACTGGCGCGAGGACCTGCGCCGCGTCGAGGCGCTGCGCGAGCACCTCGGCGACGGCCCGTTCATGGTCGACGCCAACCAGCAGTGGGACCGGGCGCGGGCGCGCCGGATGTGCCGCGAGCTCGAGGCCTACGACCTGATCTGGATCGAGGAGCCGCTCGACGCCTGGGACCACGTCGGCCACGCCGACCTGTCGCGCGTCTTCGACACCCCGATCGCGACCGGCGAGATGCTCACCTCGGTCGACGAGCACATGGGGCTGGTCGACGCCGGCTACCGCGGCATCGTGCAGCCCGACGCGCCGCGGATCGGCGGCATCACGCCGTTCCTGCGCTTCGCGACGCTCGCCGCGCACCACCGCCTCGACCTGGCGCCGCACTACGCGATGGAGATCCACCTGCACCTCGCCGCGGCGTACCCCACCGAGCCGTGGGTCGAGCACTTCGAGTGGCTGAACCCGCTGTTCGAGGAGCGCATCGAGATCCGTGACGGCCGGATCTTCGTCCCCGACCGTCCCGGCCTCGGCTTCACGCTGACCGAGCGGATGCGCTCGCTCACGGCGGAGACCGCTACCTTCGGCCGGTGA
- a CDS encoding FadR/GntR family transcriptional regulator codes for MSSTLSARVVAGLKDKILAGDLAPGAKLPSETELVEEYAVSRTVVREAVTRLRAEGLVETQQGRGSFVLAVPEASSFSVEASAIRTGADVRAMLDFRLGVESEAAALAALHHRPSDDEAIREAMEGFVRAGHEGAVEADFAFHLAIARATGNRFYADLLASLGPMMIMLPRTRLGDAHSMTDATHVERVQREHDNVAAAVLAGDAETARAAMRLHLGNTRRRVT; via the coding sequence GTGAGCTCCACCCTGTCCGCGCGCGTGGTCGCCGGCCTCAAGGACAAGATCCTGGCCGGCGACCTCGCGCCGGGCGCCAAGCTCCCCTCCGAGACCGAGCTGGTCGAGGAGTACGCCGTGTCGCGCACCGTCGTGCGCGAGGCCGTCACCCGGCTGCGTGCGGAGGGCCTGGTCGAGACCCAGCAGGGCCGCGGCTCGTTCGTGCTCGCGGTCCCCGAGGCGTCGTCGTTCAGCGTCGAGGCCTCCGCGATCCGCACCGGCGCCGACGTCCGGGCGATGCTCGACTTCCGCCTCGGGGTCGAGAGCGAGGCGGCCGCGCTGGCCGCGCTGCACCACCGACCGTCCGACGACGAGGCGATCCGCGAGGCGATGGAGGGCTTCGTGCGCGCCGGTCACGAGGGCGCGGTCGAGGCCGACTTCGCCTTCCACCTCGCGATCGCGCGGGCGACGGGCAACCGGTTCTACGCAGACCTGCTCGCCTCGCTCGGCCCGATGATGATCATGCTGCCGCGCACCCGCCTCGGCGACGCGCACTCGATGACCGACGCCACCCACGTCGAGCGCGTGCAGCGCGAGCACGACAACGTCGCCGCCGCCGTCCTCGCCGGCGACGCCGAGACCGCCCGCGCCGCGATGCGGCTGCACCTGGGCAACACCCGCCGCCGCGTCACCTGA
- a CDS encoding enolase C-terminal domain-like protein, which yields MSATRVSRVVVTPVAFEDPPLLNVVGVHQPYALRAIVEVHTDSGLLGLGETYADETHLARLDAVAAALPGHDPYDLAGLRRLVTDVLGRERGGAGASFGGMLDVDSALETVFSPFEVACLDVQARAAGVPVSDLLGGAVRERVPFSGYLFHKWAGHPGFADDAWGEALTPDQLVAQARRMVDGWGFGSLKLKGGVLPPEQECDAVEALRDAFPALPLRLDPNGAWTPDTSVAVADRLAGVVEYLEDPTPGIEGMAAVSARTDVPLATNMCVIAMEHLPPAIARDAVQVVLSDHHLWGGLRRSALLGGITDVWGLGLSMHSNSHLGVSLAAMVHLAAATPNLTYACDTHYPWKTRDVLAGDPLPFVDGSVAVPTAPGLGVDLDRDLLGELHELYLTCGVRRREDTVYMRSIQPDFEVNTSRW from the coding sequence GTGAGCGCGACGCGCGTCTCCCGGGTCGTCGTCACGCCGGTCGCCTTCGAGGACCCGCCGCTGCTCAACGTCGTCGGCGTCCACCAGCCCTACGCCCTGCGCGCGATCGTCGAGGTGCACACCGACAGCGGCCTGCTCGGCCTCGGCGAGACCTACGCCGACGAGACCCACCTCGCGCGGCTCGACGCGGTCGCGGCCGCGCTGCCGGGCCACGACCCGTACGACCTGGCCGGCCTGCGGCGCCTCGTCACCGACGTGCTCGGGCGCGAGCGCGGCGGGGCGGGCGCCTCGTTCGGCGGGATGCTCGACGTCGACTCGGCGCTGGAGACGGTCTTCTCCCCCTTCGAGGTCGCCTGCCTCGACGTGCAGGCGCGGGCCGCCGGCGTACCGGTCAGCGACCTGCTCGGCGGTGCTGTGCGCGAGCGCGTGCCCTTCAGCGGCTACCTGTTCCACAAGTGGGCCGGCCACCCCGGCTTCGCCGACGACGCGTGGGGCGAGGCGCTGACGCCCGACCAGCTCGTCGCCCAGGCCCGCCGCATGGTCGACGGCTGGGGCTTCGGCTCGCTCAAGCTCAAGGGCGGCGTGCTGCCGCCGGAGCAGGAGTGCGATGCCGTCGAGGCGCTGCGCGACGCCTTCCCGGCGCTGCCGCTGCGGCTCGACCCCAACGGCGCGTGGACGCCGGACACCTCGGTCGCGGTCGCGGACCGGCTGGCCGGGGTGGTGGAGTACCTCGAGGACCCCACCCCCGGCATCGAGGGGATGGCGGCCGTGTCCGCGCGGACCGACGTCCCGCTCGCGACCAACATGTGCGTGATCGCGATGGAGCACCTGCCGCCCGCGATCGCCCGCGACGCCGTCCAGGTCGTGCTCTCCGACCACCACCTCTGGGGCGGCCTGCGGAGGTCGGCGCTGCTCGGTGGCATCACCGACGTGTGGGGACTGGGGCTCTCGATGCACAGCAACTCCCACCTCGGCGTCTCGCTCGCCGCCATGGTGCACCTCGCCGCCGCGACGCCGAACCTGACCTACGCCTGCGACACCCACTACCCCTGGAAGACCCGCGACGTCCTCGCCGGCGACCCGCTCCCCTTCGTCGACGGCTCGGTCGCGGTGCCGACCGCCCCCGGGCTCGGCGTCGACCTCGACCGCGACCTGCTCGGCGAGCTCCACGAGCTCTACCTCACCTGCGGCGTGCGCCGGCGCGAGGACACCGTCTACATGCGCTCGATCCAGCCGGACTTCGAGGTCAACACCTCCCGCTGGTGA
- a CDS encoding universal stress protein, translating to MTSPTTIVIGYVPSPVGEAALEAGLAEAATRGDDVVVLNSPRRRSTVDAELIDTADADALVARAAALGVSARVDHADHGDDLVEAFRTVVEATSARLVVIGLRRRSPVGKLVTGSDAQRLLLDLDVPILAVKPGA from the coding sequence ATGACCAGCCCGACGACGATCGTGATCGGCTACGTCCCGTCCCCCGTCGGCGAGGCGGCCCTCGAGGCCGGGCTCGCCGAGGCCGCGACCCGCGGCGACGACGTGGTGGTGCTCAACAGCCCGCGCCGGCGCAGCACCGTCGACGCCGAGCTCATCGACACCGCCGACGCCGACGCGCTCGTGGCCCGCGCCGCCGCGCTCGGGGTGAGCGCCCGCGTCGACCACGCCGACCACGGCGACGACCTGGTCGAGGCGTTCCGGACGGTGGTCGAGGCGACGTCCGCGCGCCTCGTCGTCATCGGCCTGCGCCGCCGCTCCCCGGTGGGCAAGCTCGTCACCGGCAGCGACGCCCAGCGCCTGCTGCTCGACCTCGACGTGCCGATCCTCGCCGTGAAGCCCGGCGCGTGA
- a CDS encoding tripartite tricarboxylate transporter permease, which yields MDEFLNGFAVVAQPDVLLYCLIGVVIGMLIGVLPGLGPAATMAILLPIVIQIGDPISGIVMLAGVFYGAQYGGTITSVLLRLPGEASSVVTVFDGFALAKQGKAGTALGVAAIGSFIGATVSIVLLSLTAPLVASWAIDFGPPEYAALALLGVLLVSTIGSGNTVKALIAAAIGLLLATVGQDKFSGAQRYTFGSLELSQGIDFVVVAMGLFGVSEILHNLEERAGKPHVPAKVTNVWPSRKDLKEASPAIGRGTVVGFFLGVLPGGGAVMSSLAAYATEKRISKTPEEFGRGSIKGVAAPETANNAAATSSFIPLLTLGIPANASMAMLFAGLLVLGVTPSPALVEENPDLFWGVVNSMYVGNLILLLLSIPLVGIFVRILRVRPAILAPITALITILGAYTLNNSTFDVFLMIGFGALGYLMKKGGFEPGPMVLAFVLGAILENNVRRSMIIYDGDPTGFVRDPISGTILAAFVLVALWPVGKKLLARRTQVAAVGAATTTSDHASDTSQREDSLR from the coding sequence ATGGACGAGTTCCTCAACGGCTTCGCCGTCGTCGCCCAGCCCGACGTGCTGCTCTACTGCCTGATCGGCGTCGTCATCGGCATGCTGATCGGCGTGCTGCCGGGCCTCGGGCCTGCGGCGACCATGGCCATCCTGCTGCCCATCGTGATCCAGATCGGCGACCCGATCTCCGGCATCGTCATGCTGGCCGGCGTCTTCTACGGCGCGCAGTACGGCGGCACCATCACGTCGGTCCTGCTGCGCCTGCCGGGCGAGGCGAGCTCGGTCGTGACCGTCTTCGACGGCTTCGCGCTGGCCAAGCAGGGCAAGGCCGGCACCGCCCTCGGCGTGGCCGCGATCGGCTCGTTCATCGGGGCCACCGTCTCGATCGTGCTGCTGAGCCTCACCGCGCCGCTCGTCGCGAGCTGGGCGATCGACTTCGGCCCGCCGGAGTACGCCGCCCTCGCGCTGCTCGGCGTCCTGCTGGTCTCGACCATCGGCAGCGGCAACACCGTCAAGGCCCTCATCGCCGCCGCGATCGGCCTGCTCCTCGCGACCGTCGGCCAGGACAAGTTCAGCGGCGCGCAGCGCTACACCTTCGGCAGCCTCGAGCTCAGCCAGGGCATCGACTTCGTCGTCGTCGCCATGGGCCTCTTCGGCGTCAGCGAGATCCTGCACAACCTCGAGGAGCGGGCCGGCAAGCCGCACGTGCCGGCGAAGGTCACCAACGTCTGGCCCTCCCGCAAGGACCTCAAGGAGGCCTCGCCGGCCATCGGGCGCGGCACCGTCGTCGGCTTCTTCCTCGGCGTCCTGCCCGGGGGCGGCGCGGTCATGTCGTCGCTCGCGGCGTACGCCACGGAGAAGCGCATCTCCAAGACGCCGGAGGAGTTCGGCCGCGGCTCGATCAAGGGCGTCGCCGCCCCCGAGACGGCCAACAACGCGGCCGCCACCTCCTCCTTCATCCCGCTGCTCACCCTCGGCATCCCGGCCAACGCGTCGATGGCGATGCTGTTCGCCGGCCTGCTCGTGCTGGGCGTGACGCCGAGCCCCGCGCTCGTCGAGGAGAACCCCGACCTGTTCTGGGGCGTGGTCAACTCGATGTACGTCGGCAACCTGATCCTGCTGCTGCTCAGCATCCCCCTGGTCGGGATCTTCGTCCGGATCCTGCGCGTGCGACCGGCGATCCTCGCGCCGATCACCGCGCTGATCACGATCCTCGGCGCCTACACGCTCAACAACTCGACGTTCGACGTGTTCTTGATGATCGGCTTCGGCGCCCTGGGCTACCTGATGAAGAAGGGCGGCTTCGAGCCCGGTCCGATGGTGCTGGCCTTCGTGCTCGGCGCGATCCTGGAGAACAACGTGCGCCGCTCGATGATCATCTACGACGGCGACCCGACCGGCTTCGTGCGCGACCCGATCTCCGGCACCATCCTCGCCGCCTTCGTCCTCGTGGCCCTCTGGCCCGTGGGCAAGAAGCTCCTCGCCCGCCGCACGCAGGTCGCGGCGGTCGGGGCCGCCACCACCACCTCCGACCACGCCTCCGACACCTCCCAGCGAGAGGACTCCCTGCGATGA